The following coding sequences lie in one Candidatus Neptunochlamydia sp. REUL1 genomic window:
- a CDS encoding M48 family metallopeptidase encodes MKKWCIFGFFVLLMATGFADDYSAPSVPVPEASPKAMAFYTSGNILWVVQLIWSLTVPALIVFTKFGARLRAFCDKITGIWLWQTALYAFFFLLIVAILSLPLDFYGGYVRPHAYGLSNQTIARWLNHYLTGTAISTVMGIVLVWIVYGIMRKSPRRWWLYFGLLNFPLVIVLVFVQPIWIAPLFNTFGPMRDKQLEQKILQLADRAGIQGGRVYEVDMSADTKQVNAYVTGIGSSKRIVIWDTAIKELTTNELLFVMGHEMGHYVLHHMWWGILIYTLITIVGLFLVHLTAGLFLRKCPKQMGFSEIKDIASLPLILLLYSFYSFLLTPAANFFSRSIEHNADTFGLELTHFNEEAGTGFVKLTSTNLANPWPGPLYIVFRASHPSIGARITYFNEYKPWCHDEPLEYSKYYRPYGYVSPLASQRNSCKNNPEDCDDCRQ; translated from the coding sequence ATGAAAAAGTGGTGTATTTTTGGTTTTTTTGTACTACTAATGGCAACTGGATTTGCTGATGATTATAGCGCGCCTTCTGTTCCAGTTCCAGAAGCGTCGCCAAAGGCAATGGCCTTTTATACGAGTGGAAACATTTTATGGGTTGTTCAACTTATTTGGTCGCTTACAGTTCCGGCGCTCATTGTTTTTACTAAGTTTGGTGCAAGGCTTCGAGCTTTTTGCGATAAAATTACTGGAATTTGGCTTTGGCAAACGGCACTGTATGCTTTCTTTTTCTTATTGATTGTTGCCATTCTCTCTCTTCCATTAGACTTTTATGGGGGATATGTTCGTCCTCATGCTTATGGCCTTTCAAATCAGACAATTGCCAGATGGCTTAATCATTATCTGACAGGGACAGCAATTTCCACAGTGATGGGGATCGTTCTTGTGTGGATCGTATACGGAATCATGAGAAAAAGCCCAAGGCGATGGTGGCTCTATTTTGGACTTTTAAATTTCCCTCTAGTGATCGTATTGGTTTTTGTTCAACCGATTTGGATAGCCCCTCTTTTTAATACGTTTGGACCTATGAGGGACAAACAGCTAGAGCAAAAAATCCTTCAGCTTGCTGACAGGGCAGGAATTCAAGGAGGGCGCGTCTATGAAGTGGACATGAGTGCCGATACAAAGCAAGTCAATGCTTATGTGACAGGAATTGGCTCCAGCAAACGCATTGTGATTTGGGATACTGCAATTAAAGAGCTTACTACTAATGAGCTCTTATTTGTTATGGGCCATGAGATGGGCCACTACGTTCTTCATCATATGTGGTGGGGGATCTTGATCTACACACTCATTACGATTGTGGGATTGTTTTTAGTCCACCTCACAGCAGGGCTTTTCTTGCGAAAGTGTCCTAAGCAGATGGGATTTAGTGAAATAAAGGATATTGCTTCGCTTCCCCTTATTCTTCTTCTTTATAGTTTTTATTCATTTCTTCTAACCCCAGCAGCAAACTTTTTTTCAAGATCGATCGAGCATAATGCCGACACCTTTGGATTGGAGCTTACTCACTTTAATGAGGAGGCAGGAACAGGCTTTGTGAAGCTTACAAGCACGAATCTTGCAAATCCTTGGCCAGGCCCCTTGTATATAGTCTTTAGAGCGTCCCATCCCTCTATTGGGGCCCGTATCACTTATTTTAATGAGTATAAGCCATGGTGCCATGATGAGCCTCTAGAATATAGTAAATATTATCGGCCTTATGGATACGTTTCACCTCTTGCTTCTCAACGTAATTCTTGCAAAAATAATCCTGAGGATTGTGATGATTGTCGCCAATAG
- a CDS encoding Npt1/Npt2 family nucleotide transporter, with protein sequence MKKIFSQVRGEQEKLFLLFAMLCGFFITAEYAITKPTSNSIFLAHYSVKLYPYAWLLTVPFNLFAVTLYNRFLPRLGCFRMFLCTVGVTMGINALCGLYVQQFPPLSFLLYVWKDIYVLLMFQQLWSVIHTKTEIKKAKYLYGIIFGVSGIGAIFGSMVPGFFAVKLGSEHLLYMTVPLYLLFIIAYQQMLKRSNVEGSEILQMKKTEGGFQLIKTSSTLKFILFIVVLMQLSTTIMDYQFNTYLQERYPLQDLRTQFYGRLWGMINTCKLCLQFFATFLLLKFLGLRRSHFVVPGILLGNAILTLFQPTFAFVTYGFSVIKTFDYSIFNIIKEMLYVPLKTDEKFKAKAIIDIFAYRSAKAFASVFVLGMQFLSPAKLPYAYSWGPLLLFMIWIIVVFLFLRRPQEQKLLEA encoded by the coding sequence TTGAAAAAGATATTTTCACAGGTTCGAGGTGAACAAGAAAAGCTCTTCCTACTATTTGCAATGCTTTGCGGTTTTTTTATTACTGCTGAGTATGCAATTACCAAGCCGACAAGCAATTCAATTTTTCTTGCCCACTATAGCGTGAAGCTTTATCCATATGCTTGGCTCTTAACGGTGCCATTCAACCTTTTTGCCGTAACCCTTTATAATCGTTTCCTACCTCGCTTAGGCTGTTTTCGCATGTTCCTTTGCACAGTGGGTGTAACGATGGGCATTAACGCCCTTTGTGGCCTATATGTGCAGCAGTTTCCTCCTTTGTCTTTTTTGCTATATGTATGGAAGGATATTTATGTTCTTCTAATGTTCCAGCAGCTCTGGTCCGTCATCCATACGAAGACAGAAATAAAGAAGGCAAAGTATCTCTATGGAATTATCTTTGGGGTCAGTGGGATAGGTGCCATATTTGGGAGTATGGTTCCCGGTTTTTTTGCTGTAAAGCTTGGCTCTGAGCATCTTCTTTATATGACAGTTCCTCTATATCTATTGTTTATTATAGCCTATCAACAGATGTTGAAACGCAGCAATGTGGAGGGAAGTGAAATTCTTCAGATGAAAAAAACAGAGGGAGGATTTCAGCTAATTAAGACCTCTTCTACCTTGAAGTTTATCCTTTTTATTGTGGTTCTTATGCAACTTTCAACAACGATTATGGATTATCAATTTAACACGTACCTCCAAGAGCGTTACCCTCTTCAAGATCTACGGACACAGTTTTATGGTCGCCTGTGGGGGATGATAAATACCTGCAAACTATGTTTGCAGTTTTTTGCGACTTTTTTACTTCTAAAATTTTTGGGCCTTAGAAGAAGTCATTTTGTGGTTCCAGGGATTCTTCTTGGAAATGCGATTTTGACCCTTTTCCAACCTACCTTTGCCTTTGTTACCTATGGTTTTAGTGTGATCAAAACATTTGATTATTCGATCTTCAATATTATCAAGGAGATGCTTTATGTCCCTTTGAAGACCGATGAAAAGTTTAAGGCAAAAGCGATCATCGATATTTTTGCTTATCGATCGGCGAAGGCTTTTGCTTCGGTATTTGTCCTTGGAATGCAGTTTCTCTCACCTGCAAAGCTTCCTTATGCATATTCTTGGGGGCCTCTTTTGCTTTTCATGATTTGGATCATTGTAGTTTTCTTATTTCTCCGCCGCCCACAAGAACAAAAACTCCTTGAAGCTTGA
- a CDS encoding NAD-dependent malic enzyme, whose amino-acid sequence MSKIKRSIKNGEEIVEVDLGPNAILHNSILNKGTGFTEEERVELGLHGLLPFHTSTIEEQVNRAYGKFQNRRTDIGKYSFLSSLQDRNETLFYYLCSLHPEEMLPYIYTPTVGDASLNYSHIYTQNRGVYISYPHKDRMEEIVANIPYDHVDVIVVTDGARILGLGDLGVGGMAIPVGKLALYSLFGGVHPAHTLPITLDVGTNNKTLLNDPLYLGWQEERLDGKEYDDFVESFVQAITKRFPNVLIQWEDFAKNQAQPLLDRYRDKLCCFNDDIQGTAGVVVAGILSAIKGIDADIKDQKIVLFGAGSAGIGIAELITQAMMLQGVTREEAKEKIFVMGRNGLAHTASEGLDDLKKRFAQKEEAISSWGVEDMQHIPLLETIKHAKPTILIGTSTQPNSFDEEVITEMKKHVPRPIIFPLSNPTSKSEAHPEDLMKWTKGQALIATGSPYQPVEYEGEKHVIGQCNNIFIFPGVGLGVIASGATRVTDGMFLEAAAVLSKYAPILNNPYASLFPRITELRAISRDVAIAVANEAIKEGICTNPPKDVEQAVKESMWEPKYPTVKRLQK is encoded by the coding sequence ATGAGCAAAATTAAACGATCAATCAAGAACGGTGAAGAAATTGTAGAAGTTGATTTAGGACCCAATGCGATCCTTCACAATTCTATCCTCAACAAAGGAACAGGTTTTACGGAAGAGGAGAGAGTAGAGCTTGGTCTTCATGGTCTTCTTCCTTTTCATACTTCAACCATTGAGGAGCAAGTCAACCGCGCCTATGGAAAATTCCAAAATAGACGCACTGATATCGGAAAGTATTCTTTCCTTTCCTCTCTGCAAGATCGAAATGAAACGCTCTTTTATTATCTCTGTAGTTTGCACCCAGAGGAGATGCTTCCTTATATCTACACACCAACAGTCGGTGATGCTTCCCTGAACTATAGCCATATTTATACTCAAAACAGGGGAGTATATATCTCCTATCCACATAAAGATCGAATGGAAGAGATTGTTGCTAATATTCCTTATGATCACGTTGATGTGATTGTCGTAACTGACGGAGCTCGAATTTTGGGACTAGGAGATCTAGGAGTGGGAGGAATGGCAATTCCTGTTGGGAAATTAGCGCTTTACTCTCTGTTCGGAGGGGTTCACCCGGCTCATACCCTCCCTATCACTCTTGATGTTGGAACAAATAATAAGACCCTTCTTAACGACCCTCTCTACCTTGGCTGGCAAGAGGAGCGTCTTGATGGCAAGGAATATGATGATTTTGTGGAGTCCTTTGTTCAAGCCATTACCAAGCGTTTTCCCAATGTTCTCATTCAATGGGAAGATTTTGCGAAAAACCAGGCTCAACCTCTTCTTGATCGTTATCGCGATAAGCTATGTTGTTTCAATGACGACATTCAAGGAACTGCTGGAGTTGTTGTGGCAGGGATCCTGAGTGCAATTAAAGGGATTGATGCTGATATTAAAGATCAAAAAATTGTCCTCTTTGGCGCTGGTTCTGCTGGGATTGGAATTGCTGAGCTCATTACTCAGGCAATGATGCTTCAAGGAGTTACTCGAGAAGAAGCAAAAGAGAAAATTTTTGTCATGGGACGGAATGGTCTTGCCCATACAGCTTCCGAGGGCTTAGATGATCTCAAGAAGCGGTTTGCTCAGAAAGAAGAGGCCATCAGTAGTTGGGGAGTGGAGGATATGCAACATATCCCTCTTCTTGAAACGATCAAACATGCAAAACCTACGATTCTTATTGGGACCTCAACTCAGCCTAATAGCTTTGATGAAGAAGTAATCACTGAAATGAAAAAACATGTACCTCGGCCCATAATTTTTCCACTATCTAATCCCACATCCAAATCAGAAGCGCACCCTGAAGATCTTATGAAGTGGACCAAAGGACAAGCACTTATTGCCACGGGAAGTCCGTATCAACCCGTTGAATATGAAGGGGAAAAGCATGTGATTGGTCAATGTAACAACATCTTTATCTTTCCTGGAGTGGGGCTTGGTGTCATCGCTTCTGGAGCAACGCGTGTGACGGATGGAATGTTTTTAGAGGCTGCTGCTGTTTTGAGCAAGTACGCTCCGATCCTTAATAACCCCTATGCTTCTCTTTTCCCGCGGATCACGGAGCTTCGTGCAATCTCCCGAGATGTAGCGATTGCTGTTGCAAATGAAGCGATCAAAGAGGGGATTTGTACAAATCCCCCAAAAGACGTAGAGCAGGCTGTGAAAGAAAGCATGTGGGAGCCAAAATATCCTACGGTTAAGAGATTGCAGAAATAG
- the tpx gene encoding thiol peroxidase, whose protein sequence is MEVTLKGNVCNTMGTLPKIGNNAPDFKLVDKDLRERNLGDFPGKKLIATVPSLDTGVCLTSAKNLNEKGQNFTLIYVSADLPFAGSRICMVEKLDNIHTLSMMRNKDFAVDYGVLLIDGPLEGLCARAIFVIDENNKILYSELVNEISAEPNYEAAISAIS, encoded by the coding sequence ATGGAAGTAACTCTAAAAGGAAACGTTTGTAACACGATGGGAACTCTGCCAAAAATTGGAAATAATGCACCGGACTTTAAGCTGGTGGATAAAGATCTAAGAGAGCGAAACTTAGGAGACTTTCCAGGAAAAAAACTCATTGCAACAGTGCCAAGTTTAGACACAGGTGTTTGTTTAACATCTGCTAAAAACCTTAATGAGAAGGGGCAAAATTTCACCCTGATTTATGTTTCAGCAGATCTTCCATTTGCAGGATCGCGGATTTGCATGGTAGAAAAGTTAGACAATATACATACGCTTTCAATGATGCGAAATAAGGACTTTGCCGTTGACTATGGCGTCCTGCTCATTGATGGTCCCTTAGAAGGACTATGCGCACGTGCAATATTCGTCATCGATGAAAATAACAAAATCCTCTACAGTGAACTTGTCAACGAGATCTCTGCAGAACCCAATTATGAAGCTGCTATTTCTGCAATCTCTTAA
- a CDS encoding sulfite exporter TauE/SafE family protein produces the protein MIFQIFSFGVIGILAGILSGLLGIGGGVVTIPCLVLVFSKLDIPQGAMMHLAIGTSLAAMVFNTFSGSYTHHKKQAVLLYIVKPMALGVILGAILGATAANFLSSHFLQIFFGIFEILLGIRFFLPDSKTSKKHPLPSFWPLSTISFCVTAFSTLLGIGGGMVNVPILSHFGVPVKKAIGTSSALSFLISFCGAVFFLLLGMHSTKAPDTVGFLYIPAFLIISVVSFFTAPYGAKLAHRLPTKVLKKIFAMVLLAAGIVMVMK, from the coding sequence ATGATTTTTCAAATTTTTAGCTTTGGAGTGATTGGAATTCTCGCGGGAATTCTTTCCGGCCTCCTTGGTATTGGAGGAGGCGTTGTCACGATCCCCTGTCTTGTTCTAGTTTTTTCTAAATTAGATATTCCGCAAGGAGCTATGATGCACCTTGCTATCGGCACCTCTCTTGCAGCGATGGTTTTTAACACTTTTTCCGGAAGCTACACCCATCATAAAAAGCAGGCGGTTCTCCTTTATATCGTAAAGCCTATGGCCCTTGGTGTCATTTTGGGAGCAATTCTTGGGGCAACTGCAGCCAACTTTCTCTCAAGTCACTTTCTTCAAATTTTCTTTGGGATTTTTGAAATTCTTCTGGGAATTCGATTTTTTTTACCCGATTCAAAAACAAGCAAGAAGCACCCTCTTCCTTCTTTTTGGCCACTGAGTACCATTTCATTCTGTGTCACTGCTTTTTCAACTCTTCTGGGAATTGGGGGCGGAATGGTTAATGTACCGATCCTCTCTCATTTTGGAGTCCCTGTAAAAAAGGCAATTGGAACGTCCTCTGCTCTCAGTTTTTTAATCTCTTTTTGCGGAGCGGTCTTTTTTCTTCTTCTTGGTATGCACTCCACTAAGGCACCTGATACTGTGGGGTTTCTTTACATCCCTGCTTTCTTAATTATTAGCGTTGTCTCATTTTTTACAGCCCCCTATGGGGCTAAATTAGCCCATCGGCTTCCTACAAAAGTTCTCAAAAAAATCTTTGCCATGGTTTTACTTGCAGCAGGTATCGTGATGGTCATGAAATAA
- a CDS encoding PfkB family carbohydrate kinase, producing the protein MKPKVLNYGSLNIDHIYQVPHFVTPGETLASTELGHFAGGKGANQSVALARAGAIVFHAGKIGTDGVWLKEKLDQNNVNTQFFQEGTLDNGHAIIQVDAKGENTIVLYPGANQEMTKDEINLTLYLKGTFKPSKVQKR; encoded by the coding sequence ATGAAGCCAAAGGTTCTAAATTACGGTTCTCTTAATATAGACCATATCTATCAAGTTCCTCATTTTGTGACTCCAGGGGAAACATTAGCAAGCACAGAGCTTGGCCACTTTGCTGGAGGGAAAGGGGCAAATCAATCCGTTGCACTTGCTCGCGCTGGAGCAATAGTTTTTCATGCTGGAAAAATCGGAACTGATGGAGTTTGGCTGAAAGAAAAACTCGATCAAAATAATGTCAATACACAGTTCTTCCAAGAAGGAACTCTTGATAATGGACATGCAATCATCCAAGTGGATGCAAAAGGTGAAAACACAATTGTCCTCTATCCAGGTGCGAACCAAGAAATGACTAAAGATGAAATCAACCTTACCCTCTACCTCAAGGGGACGTTCAAACCCAGCAAGGTGCAGAAAAGGTGA